A region of the Variovorax sp. 54 genome:
TCGCGTTCTTCTTCACGATGCCGATCAGCAGAATGATCCCGATGATCCCGATCACCCCCAGGTCATTGCCGGTAATCATCAGCGCCAACAAAGCCCCAACCCCAGCAGAAGGCAACGTAGACAAAATCGTCAACGGATGCACATAGCTCTCGTACAGCACCCCCAACACGATGTACACGCAAACCACCGCCGCCAGAATCAACCACAGCTGATTCGACAAAGACTTCTCATAAGCCCCCGAAGCCCCCAGAAAAGTCATCGTCACACTGCCCGGCAACCCGATCTCTTTCGCAGCCGCGCGAATCGCCGCAACAGAACCACCGAGCGCCACCCCCGGCGCCGTATCGAAGTTCAACGTGCTCGCCGGGTACTGCGCCACGTGCGTGATCTGCAACGGCGCCTGCCGCTCGCTGATCTCCGCAAAGGCCGACAGCGGCGTCGCCGTGCCCGAGCCCGCAATGAGGTTCAACTGCCCCAGCGTCTGCGGCGTGTTCACCATGCCGGGCTGCGCCTCCAGAATCACGCGGTACTGATTCGTCTCCGTAAAAATGGTCGACACGATGCGCTGGCCGAAGGCGCTGTACAGCGCGTCGTCCACCGAACTCGCAGTGATCGACAGCCGCGATGCCGTGTCGCGGTTCACGTTCACATACGCAGCCAGGCCTTGCGCGCCGGCATCGCTGCTCACGTTGCGCACCTTGTCCGACTCCTGCAGCTTCGCCACGAGCTTCTGCATCCACTCGGTGACGAGCGCGCTGTTCACGCCTTCCAGCGACACGCGGTACTCGGTCGGGCCGGTCTCGGCATCGATGGTCAGGTCTTGCGTGGGCTGCAGGTACAGCGTGAGGCCTGCCACCTTCTGCACGCGCTCGCGCAGGCGGCCCATCACCTCCTGCTGGTTGTCGTGGCTCTTGGTCAGGTTGATGAGCATGCTGCCGGTGTGCAGCATCGTGTTGTTGGCCGCGTCCACGCCGACAAACGAACTCAGATTCTCGACGTCATGGTCTTCAAGAATGGCGCGCGCAGCTTGCTGCTGTAGTTGCGCCATGCGCTCGAAAGAGACGTCTTGCGCGGCCTGCACGCGGGCCTGCAACTGGCCGGTGTCCTGCGTGGGGAACAGGCCCTTGGGAATCGTGAGGTACAGCACCACGGTCAGCACCATGGTGAGCAGCGCCACCAGCAGCGTGAGCGGCTGGTGCGCGATCACCCAGTGCAGCGAGCGGTCGTAGCGCACCATCACGCCGTCGAAGAAACGCTGGGCGCGCGCGCCGAAGCCGGTGCCCGACGCGTCTTTCTTCGGCTCGTGCTTGAGCCAGCGCGCGGACATCATCGGCACCAGCGTGAGCGAGACCACGCCCGAGATCAGGATGGTGATCGCCAGCGTCACGGCGAACTCGCGGAACAGGCGGCCCACCACGTCGCCCATGAACAGCAACGGGATCAGCACGGCGATGAGCGACACAGTCAGCGAGATGATGGTGAAGCCGATCTGCGCCGCGCCCTTGAACGCGGCCTGCAGCGGCTTCTCGCCCTCCTCGATGTAGCGCGCGATGTTCTCGATCATGACGATCGCGTCGTCCACCACGAAGCCGGTGGCGATGGTCAGCGCCATCAGGCTCAGGTTGTTCAGGCTGTAGCCCAGCAGGTACATCAGGCCGAAGCTGCCGATGAGCGAGATCGGCACGGCGATGCTGGCGATGACGGTGGCGCGCAGGCTGCCCAGGAACGCAAAGATCACCAGCACCACGAGCACCACGGCCAGCACCAGTTCCATCTCGACGTGCTGCACCGACGAGCGGATGCCGGCGGTGCGGTCGCTCAGCACCTCGATCTGCAGGCCCGCGGGCAGGCCGGCCTGCAGTTCGGGCAGCTGCTTCTTGATGGCGTTGACGGTGGCGATCACGTTGGCGCCGGGCTGGCGCTGCACGTTCAGGATGATGGCCGGCGTGAGCTGCACTTCGCCATCGACCTTGCGCCCGGACCAGGCGCCCAGCTGTGCGTTCTCGGCGCTGTTGACCACGCGCGCCACATCGACCATGCGGATCGGCGCGCCGTTCTTGTAGCTGACGATGAGGTTCTTGTAGTCGTCGACCGTGAGCAGCTGGTCGTTCGAGTTGATGGTGTAGGCGCGCTTGGGGCCGTCGAAGCTGCCCTTGGCGCCATTGGAGTTGGCCGCGCTGATCGCGGTGCGCAGCGAATCCAGCCCGATGCCGTTGGCCGCCAGCGCCTGCGTGTTGGCCTGGATGCGCACGGCCGGGCGCTGCCCGCCGCTGAGCGACACGAGGCCCACGCCCGAGACCTGGCTGATCTTCTGCGCGAGCCGGGTGTTCACGAGGTTCTGCACCTCGGTGAGCGGCAGCGTGTCGGAGGTGATGGCCAGCGTGAGCACCGGCGCGTCGGCCGGGTTGACCTTGGCATACACCGGCGGCGCGGGCAGGTCGGCCGGCAGCAGCGAGCCGCCGGCGTTGATGGCGGCCTGCACTTCCTGTTCGGCGACGTCGAGCGTCTGGCCCAGCGAGAACTGCAGCGTGATGATCGACACGCCCGCCGCGCTGGTCGAGCTCATGCGGTCGAGCCCCGACATCTGGCCGAACTGGCGCTCCAGCGGCGCGGTGACGGTGTTGCTCATGACCTCGGGGCTGGCCCCGGGGTAGAGCGTCTGGACCTGGATGGTCGGGTAGTCGACCTGCGGCAGCGCCGCCAGCGGCAGGAAGCGAAACGCCACCAAGCCGGCCAGCACGATGGCCAGCATCAGCAGCGAGGTGGCGACCGGCCGCAGGATGAACGGGCGCGAGGGGCTCATGGACTGCGCCGTCCCTCACCGCCGCGTTCGCCGCCGGCACCGCCGCGCTCGGACTGACGTTGCCAGCGCTCCAGCGCGGCGGGGTCGCCGCGGTCGAGGGCTTCGAGGAAACGCTTGCGGCGTTCAAGCTGTTCGGGGTCGTCCTTGGCCGCGTCGAGCATGCGCTGGCGCTGCTCGGGGGTGGGGAGCTTGGCGGGTGTGGCTGCGGGTGCAGGGGCTGCTGCAGGTGCAGGCGTTGTTGCCGCTGGCGCTGCAGCCGGCGCCGCCGCTTCGGCCGGACGGGCACCGCCGCCTTGCGCACCACCCGCACCGCCGGCGCCTTCCTGCCGACGTCCTCCACGCCGTCCACCCGGCGCTGCTGCGCCGGAGGCCGCACCGGCCGGCCGGTCGACCGTGGTCTGCACGCGTGCGCCGTCCTTCAGGCGGTCGCCGCCTTCGGTCACCACGGTTTCTCCGGGCTGCAGGCCCTTGGTGATCGAGGCGAATTCGACGCTCGATTCACCGCGCGTCACCGGCCGCTGCGACGCCGTGTTCTCGGCCGTCACCACGTACACGTAGTCGCCGTTCGGGCCGTACCGCAGCGCCGTGACCGGCACCACCACCGCGCTGCTCACGGTGCGCAGCAGCAGCCGCAGGTTGACGAACTGGTTCGGGAACAGTGCGCCGTCGGCGTTGGTGAAGCGCGCCTTGGCCTTCACGGTGCCGGTCTGCGTGTCGACCATGTTGTCGAGCGTGGAAAAACTGCCCTCGGCCAGCCGGCGTGTGCGCGTGCGGTCGAAGGCGGTGGTAGCGAGCGTGGCGCCCTGCCCCAGCCGCTCCTGCACCTCGGGCACGCGGTCTTGCGGAATGGCGAACTCGACGTCGATGGGCGCGATCTGCGTGATGGTGGCCACGCCGCCCGTGCTGCCGGTCGAGATGTAGTTGCCCGCGTCCACCGGCCGCAGGCCGATGCGCCCGCTCACCGGCGCCGTGATGCGGCTCCAGGTCAGGTTGAGCTTGGCGGTGTTTTCGTTGGCGCGGTCGATGGCCACGGTGCCTTCGAGCTGCTTGACCAGCGCGGCCTGGGTGTCGACGTCCTGGCGGGCGATGGAGTCTTGCCCGAGCAGCGTCTGGTAGCGCTGCAGCGTGACGCGCGCCGCGGCCAGCTGCGCCTCGTCGCGCTGGCGTGCACCGGCGGCCTGCGCCAGCGCGTTCTCGAAGGGCTGCGGGTCGATGGTGGCGAGCACGTCGCCCTTCTTGACCATCTGGCCTTCCTTGAACAGCACGGCCGTGAGCACGCCCGACACCTGCGGCTGCACCGTCACATTGGCCAGCGGCGTGACCGTGCCCAGCGCTTCGAGCTGCACCGGAATGTCGGCCTGCCGCGCGATGGCGGTGCCGACGGTGCTGGAGGCCGCGCCGCCGCCGCCACCACCCGCTCGCCCACCCGGACCACCGCCGCCGGGCCGTCCTGCGCCACCACCTGGTCCTCGAGGTCCACCCGCGCCGGGCGTCGGTGCTTTGGAACGCTGGATCAAATACCAGGCACCGCCCCCGAGGGCCACCAGCAGAAGCAGGGCCATCAGGCTCCCGAACCAGCGGCGCCGGCGCGCCGGAGGATGGGTCGGCGACACGACGGGTGGCAGGGGCTCGGGGGGCGTTTGGGAATCCATGGGCGGTGCGTGCGAAGGGGTGCGAAAAGGCAGCCGGAAGGGAGGCGGTCTAGAGTACAGCGCGAAATATCACTCCCCAAGTTTTCCGTGCCGTAAAGCGACGGTAAAGCTTCCGTTTGCATACATCTGTCGCGACCTTCCGCCCGCCATTCACGCCGGCGGCCGGCACTTCACGCCGCCCACCCGCATTTCGTCGCATGGCCGTGGCGGGGGCCGGACGGCATCGGCACAGTCCGCTCCATCGATTCCCTGCCCCCTTTGTCTTCTTCTTCCAACCGAACGGAGCCTCCCATGCTGATGCAAATCCTTCTTCACACCCCGAAGTGGGTGTTCGCCGTGTTCGTCCTGCTGGCCTGGCTCGGCGGCCGGCAGCTCGTGGCCAACCGCCTCGGCCTGAACCGCGTGCTGGTGATGCCGGTCGCGATGGCCGGCCTGTCGTTCTTCGGCGTGGTGTCGGTGTTCGGCGACTCGGCCGGCGCCCTGCTCGGCTGGGCCGTGGCGGCGCTGCTGCTCGTGGCGCTGGTGCTGCGCCGTCCGTTGCCTGCGACCACGCGCTACGACGCGGCGGCCCGCCAGTTCGAGGTGGCCGGCACCGCGGTGCCGCTGATGCTCATGATGGGCATCTTCTTCACCAAATACGTGGTGGGCGTGTCGCTGGCCATGCACCCCGAGCTGCGCCACCACGTGGCCTTCGCCCTGGGCGTGCCCGCGCTGTACGGCGCCTTCAGCGGCATCTTCGCGGCCCGTGCCGCGCGCCTGTGGCGGCTGGCCGCGGCGTCGGGTGCGATGGTCAGCGGCGCCCGCGCGGCCTAAGATTCCGCCCAACTCAGCCCCGCCTGCCCTTAGACGCCAGGAACCGCCATGACCGTGCTCGTGTTGATCCTCAAGATTTCCGTCACGGTGGTGCTGCTCGCCTCGCTGGCCGAAGCGCTGGTGCTGTCCTGGCGCAACGGCTGGCGCAGCTACGACTGGAAGGCGGCCGGCATTTCGGTGTTCGACTTTCTGGTGCGCGAATACCCGCTGCGCTGGCTGCTGCCGCTGGCCTTCTGGGTCGGCGCGATGGACTGGCTCTACGCCCACCGGCTCTTCACGCTGCCGATGGACCACTGGACCGGCTGGCTCGCCTGCTTCATCGGGCAGGAGTTCTGCTACTACTGGTACCACCGCGCCGCGCACCGCGTGCGCTGGTTCTGGTGCACCCACGCCGTGCACCATTCGCCGAACGAGCTGAACCTGTCGGCTGCCTACCGCTTCGGCTGGACCGGCCGGCTCACCGGCACCCTGGCCTTCTTCCTGCTCGCGCCGCTCCTGGGCATGCCGCCGCGGATCATCTTGCTGATGCTCACGCTGAACCTGCTCTACCAGTTCTGGATTCACGCGACCTGGATTCCGAAGCTCGGCCCGCTTGAATGGGTGCTCAACACGCCCTCGGCCCACCGCGTGCACCACGCCTCGAACCTGGAGTACCTGGACGGCAACTACGGCGGCGTGCTGATCGTGTTCGATCGCCTGTTCGGCACCTACATCCCCGAGCGCGCCGACCTGCCCTGCCGCTACGGTCTGGTGAAGCCGATCACCTCGTACAACCTGTTCGAGATCGAGTTCAGCCAGTGGCGCGACCTGTGGCGCGACCTGCGTTCGGCGCGTTCGCTGCGTGCCTTCGTCGGTTATCTGGTGAAGCCGCCGGGCTGGCGGCCGGACGGGCCGGGCGAAACCACCGAAGAGCTGCGCCAGCGCGCGGCATTGACCGCGGAACCCGAGCCTGCCGACGGCCCACTCGTGGCCGGCCTGGGCATCGAGCGCTCCTGAGAACGACCGAAAGACGTCCGTGAACCTTCAACCCTCTCATCTGGCATTTGCCGCCGGCACCGTCGCCTACATGGTGATCCGCGCCATGTTCCAGCGCCACGGCGCATCCGGCGCCAAGGCGCACAGCCGGGCCGATGCACGCGACCGCCTGCTGATCGTGACCGTGGGCCTCGGCCAGATCGGACTGCCCGCCGTCCTGATGCTGACGCCCTGGCTGGATGCCGCCCACTACGCCCGGCCCGAGGCGCTGGCCTGGGTCGGCGCCGTGGTGATGGCGGCTGGACTGTGGCTGTTCTGGCGCTCGCACGCCGACCTGGGCGCCAGCTGGTCGGTCACGCTGGAACTCAACCCCAACCACCGCCTCGTCACACAGGGCGTCTACCGCCGCATCCGGCACCCGATGTACGCCTCGTTCTTCGCCATGGCGATCGGCCAGGCCCTGCTGCTGAACAACTGGATCGCCGGCGGCGCCGCGCTGCTGGCCGTCGGCCTGCTCTACGCCGTGCGTACGCCGCGGGAGGAGCGAATGATGCTCGAGTCCTTCGGCGACGAATACCGCACCTACATGCGGCGCACCGGCGGCATCCTGCCGCGCGCCACCACATCCTGACCCGCCCACATGAGGAGAACTGTCATGAACACATCCACCCCGTCGAACCGCGCCGACGCCGACCTTGAAAAGCGCGCCCGCCGCCGCGCCGGCGCCAAGATGGGCTGGTTCATCCATGCTTTCGTCTACGTGGTCGTCAACGTCGGGCTGGTCGGGCTCGCCGCCTCGCGCGGCCACAACTGGGCCGTCTACCCGCTCATGGGCTGGGGCCTGGGCCTGCTGATCCATGGCGCCGTGGTCTGGCTCATTGCGCCCGGTGGCGGCCTGTACGACCGGCTGCTGGAACGCGAGCGCCGCGCGCTGGGCGGCGGGGACCGCCGGTGAGCCTGAGCCCGTCGCTGTCGCCCCTTGCCACCGGGTTCAGTGCCCGGTTCAGCGCCACCAACGTCCAGTCCATGCTGCGGCATGGGCTGATCACCGCCGTCTTCAACTGCCTCATTGCGAGCGCGCTGACCATCGCGGGCGCCGGCGACTGGGCCGACAACCTGGTCTATTCGCTGGCGATCGGCACCGCGAGCTGGCTTTTCATCGATGGCGGCCGGCTCCTCATCACCGGACACCGCGACGCCCTCTGGCCGAAATCGCCGTGGGGCCCGCTGCTGGTCGTGGCGGGTGTGACCTTCGGCTTCTTCATCGGCAACCTCATCGGCGACGCCTGGCGCGGTGCGCCCGCCTTCACCTTCCTCGACCTGCGAGGCCACAAGCTGGCCACGGGCGTCGTCATCACGATCATCGCGGGGTCCGTCATCTGCTTTCTCTTCTACAGCTTCGGCAAGAGCAAGTACATGCAGAGCCAGGTCGAACTGGCCCAACGCAATGCCACCGAAGCGCGGCTCAAGCTGCTCGAAACCCAGCTCGAACCGCACATGCTCTTCAACACGCTGGCCAACCTGCGCGTGCTGATCACCGTCGACCCGCCGCGTGCTGTGGCCATGCTCGACCGCCTCAACAGTTATCTGCGCATGACGCTCAGCGGCTCGCGCGCGTTGTCGCATCCGTTGTCGGCCGAGTTCGATCGGCTGGGTGACTACCTCGAACTGATGTCGGTGCGCATGGGCGAACGCCTGCGCTACACGCTCGACCTGCCCGACGACCTGCGCGACACGCCGGTGCCGCCGCTGCTGCTGCAGCCGTTGGTCGAGAACAG
Encoded here:
- a CDS encoding efflux RND transporter permease subunit — its product is MSPSRPFILRPVATSLLMLAIVLAGLVAFRFLPLAALPQVDYPTIQVQTLYPGASPEVMSNTVTAPLERQFGQMSGLDRMSSTSAAGVSIITLQFSLGQTLDVAEQEVQAAINAGGSLLPADLPAPPVYAKVNPADAPVLTLAITSDTLPLTEVQNLVNTRLAQKISQVSGVGLVSLSGGQRPAVRIQANTQALAANGIGLDSLRTAISAANSNGAKGSFDGPKRAYTINSNDQLLTVDDYKNLIVSYKNGAPIRMVDVARVVNSAENAQLGAWSGRKVDGEVQLTPAIILNVQRQPGANVIATVNAIKKQLPELQAGLPAGLQIEVLSDRTAGIRSSVQHVEMELVLAVVLVVLVIFAFLGSLRATVIASIAVPISLIGSFGLMYLLGYSLNNLSLMALTIATGFVVDDAIVMIENIARYIEEGEKPLQAAFKGAAQIGFTIISLTVSLIAVLIPLLFMGDVVGRLFREFAVTLAITILISGVVSLTLVPMMSARWLKHEPKKDASGTGFGARAQRFFDGVMVRYDRSLHWVIAHQPLTLLVALLTMVLTVVLYLTIPKGLFPTQDTGQLQARVQAAQDVSFERMAQLQQQAARAILEDHDVENLSSFVGVDAANNTMLHTGSMLINLTKSHDNQQEVMGRLRERVQKVAGLTLYLQPTQDLTIDAETGPTEYRVSLEGVNSALVTEWMQKLVAKLQESDKVRNVSSDAGAQGLAAYVNVNRDTASRLSITASSVDDALYSAFGQRIVSTIFTETNQYRVILEAQPGMVNTPQTLGQLNLIAGSGTATPLSAFAEISERQAPLQITHVAQYPASTLNFDTAPGVALGGSVAAIRAAAKEIGLPGSVTMTFLGASGAYEKSLSNQLWLILAAVVCVYIVLGVLYESYVHPLTILSTLPSAGVGALLALMITGNDLGVIGIIGIILLIGIVKKNAIMMIDFAIDAERTQGKSAREAIHQAALLRFRPILMTTLAALFAAVPLMLSFGDGAELRRPLGLAIFGGLIVSQLLTLFTTPVIYLAFDRLGGGSGRRSSSELEEETA
- a CDS encoding efflux RND transporter periplasmic adaptor subunit; the protein is MDSQTPPEPLPPVVSPTHPPARRRRWFGSLMALLLLVALGGGAWYLIQRSKAPTPGAGGPRGPGGGAGRPGGGGPGGRAGGGGGGAASSTVGTAIARQADIPVQLEALGTVTPLANVTVQPQVSGVLTAVLFKEGQMVKKGDVLATIDPQPFENALAQAAGARQRDEAQLAAARVTLQRYQTLLGQDSIARQDVDTQAALVKQLEGTVAIDRANENTAKLNLTWSRITAPVSGRIGLRPVDAGNYISTGSTGGVATITQIAPIDVEFAIPQDRVPEVQERLGQGATLATTAFDRTRTRRLAEGSFSTLDNMVDTQTGTVKAKARFTNADGALFPNQFVNLRLLLRTVSSAVVVPVTALRYGPNGDYVYVVTAENTASQRPVTRGESSVEFASITKGLQPGETVVTEGGDRLKDGARVQTTVDRPAGAASGAAAPGGRRGGRRQEGAGGAGGAQGGGARPAEAAAPAAAPAATTPAPAAAPAPAATPAKLPTPEQRQRMLDAAKDDPEQLERRKRFLEALDRGDPAALERWQRQSERGGAGGERGGEGRRSP
- a CDS encoding DUF6622 family protein, which produces MLMQILLHTPKWVFAVFVLLAWLGGRQLVANRLGLNRVLVMPVAMAGLSFFGVVSVFGDSAGALLGWAVAALLLVALVLRRPLPATTRYDAAARQFEVAGTAVPLMLMMGIFFTKYVVGVSLAMHPELRHHVAFALGVPALYGAFSGIFAARAARLWRLAAASGAMVSGARAA
- a CDS encoding sterol desaturase family protein; this translates as MTVLVLILKISVTVVLLASLAEALVLSWRNGWRSYDWKAAGISVFDFLVREYPLRWLLPLAFWVGAMDWLYAHRLFTLPMDHWTGWLACFIGQEFCYYWYHRAAHRVRWFWCTHAVHHSPNELNLSAAYRFGWTGRLTGTLAFFLLAPLLGMPPRIILLMLTLNLLYQFWIHATWIPKLGPLEWVLNTPSAHRVHHASNLEYLDGNYGGVLIVFDRLFGTYIPERADLPCRYGLVKPITSYNLFEIEFSQWRDLWRDLRSARSLRAFVGYLVKPPGWRPDGPGETTEELRQRAALTAEPEPADGPLVAGLGIERS
- a CDS encoding protein-S-isoprenylcysteine O-methyltransferase — encoded protein: MNLQPSHLAFAAGTVAYMVIRAMFQRHGASGAKAHSRADARDRLLIVTVGLGQIGLPAVLMLTPWLDAAHYARPEALAWVGAVVMAAGLWLFWRSHADLGASWSVTLELNPNHRLVTQGVYRRIRHPMYASFFAMAIGQALLLNNWIAGGAALLAVGLLYAVRTPREERMMLESFGDEYRTYMRRTGGILPRATTS
- a CDS encoding 2TM domain-containing protein produces the protein MNTSTPSNRADADLEKRARRRAGAKMGWFIHAFVYVVVNVGLVGLAASRGHNWAVYPLMGWGLGLLIHGAVVWLIAPGGGLYDRLLERERRALGGGDRR
- a CDS encoding sensor histidine kinase: MLRHGLITAVFNCLIASALTIAGAGDWADNLVYSLAIGTASWLFIDGGRLLITGHRDALWPKSPWGPLLVVAGVTFGFFIGNLIGDAWRGAPAFTFLDLRGHKLATGVVITIIAGSVICFLFYSFGKSKYMQSQVELAQRNATEARLKLLETQLEPHMLFNTLANLRVLITVDPPRAVAMLDRLNSYLRMTLSGSRALSHPLSAEFDRLGDYLELMSVRMGERLRYTLDLPDDLRDTPVPPLLLQPLVENSIRHGLEPQVEGGEIAVRARREAGQLVIEVSDTGVGLDATQQPSEGGGFGLEQVRERLATVYGEQGRLSLRPAASGGGTCVTLNLPLPA